The genomic segment GCGCTCAGCGTCGCCTCCGGATACGGGGTCTCCTTGCTTTCCTCCTCCAGCCGACGGAAGAAGTCCGTGATCGCCGTGGTGAGCGGGGCGTACCGGGTGATCATCGCCGCGGCCGTGTCCGGGATGCCGGTGGGACGCTCGCCCTGGGCGTACGCGCGTATCCGGGTCTCGCGCTCGTCCCGGTCGTGGCCGTACAGGTCGGTGACCAGCCACTTCACGAAGTAGCTGAGCGCGTAGCAGCGGTCGTAGCCGCGATGGCGTTCGAAGAAGGTGGTCTCCTGCGGGGACAGGTCGAAGCGGGAGGAGAGGGCGAGGCCGTAGTCGGCGAAGTAGAGCCGGTGACCGTCGGTGAGGATGTTCTGGAAGTGAGCGTCGAAGTGGAGCAGGCCTCGGCTGTTCATGAACGAGATACCGGCGGCCAGTTCCCGCTCCACCAGGGCGCAGGCCCGGTCCGCGGTCTCGGCGTCGGCGGTCGTCTGTTCGCCCAGCCACTCGTGGAGGGTCCGCGGGAAGAACTCCAGGAACAGCGCGACGCTCGCGGACGACTTCCGGCGGGCGTCGATGCGGTGGCGTACGCCGGGGTCGCCGCCCCAGTGGGCGACGGCCCGTTCCGTGTCGGCCAGTTCCTCGGGGAGCGGCGTGGAGTCCGGCACCACCCGCCAGTGGTGCAGGAGCGGGAAGCCGTCGTACTCCCCCGCGAGCGCCCAGTTCGTCGTCATGGTGTGGACGGCGAGTTCCCGCCAGGCGCCGAAGCCGGGGCTGCCGACGGCTCCGACGCCGTACTGGCAGGAGAGCGGGAGCCGGAAGAGGTTCGCCGTGGAGTGGACGTTCTCCGGCCGCCGCTCAAGGTCCGTCAGCGGCACGCGCTTCACGAAGACGGGGATTCCGTCGATCTCCAGCAGGGCCGACGTCCCGCCGATGCCGGAACCGATCGGGGCCGCCGTGTCGAGGAGTTCGGCCAGGGCGCGGTCGCTGTGCAGGGCGAGGGCGGTCGAGACGGCGCCGTGGGCGGCCAGCCGCGCTGCGCGTGAGGTGTCGGAAGGGTTTGGAGCTGCTGGCGCTGGAGTGCGTTCAAGACGGTTCACCGCCGATTGGTAACACCCGAAGGCGGTCCGCGTCGTCCGCTCCTGACCATCCGGCTTGATCGGCATCCCCGGCGGGCGGCTGGGGAGGCCGGCCCGCCGGCTGGTCTGGGGGTTGGTCCGGGCGGCCCGGCAGCGGCGGCGGGTCGACCCTCCGTGGTCAGCGGCCCGAACGCGGTCCTCTTCGGTAAGGAGCCCCTCTTCCGTGACCATCCGAAGGGCGAATTCCCGCAGGTGGGACGGGCGTTGCTGACCGTATCCTGACCCATCCGACCACCCAACACGGTCGATTATCCAGACGGGAGTGCGA from the Streptomyces sp. NBC_00310 genome contains:
- a CDS encoding protein kinase family protein; protein product: MNRLERTPAPAAPNPSDTSRAARLAAHGAVSTALALHSDRALAELLDTAAPIGSGIGGTSALLEIDGIPVFVKRVPLTDLERRPENVHSTANLFRLPLSCQYGVGAVGSPGFGAWRELAVHTMTTNWALAGEYDGFPLLHHWRVVPDSTPLPEELADTERAVAHWGGDPGVRHRIDARRKSSASVALFLEFFPRTLHEWLGEQTTADAETADRACALVERELAAGISFMNSRGLLHFDAHFQNILTDGHRLYFADYGLALSSRFDLSPQETTFFERHRGYDRCYALSYFVKWLVTDLYGHDRDERETRIRAYAQGERPTGIPDTAAAMITRYAPLTTAITDFFRRLEEESKETPYPEATLSALTL